In Mustela lutreola isolate mMusLut2 chromosome 1, mMusLut2.pri, whole genome shotgun sequence, one genomic interval encodes:
- the SCT gene encoding secretin encodes MAVAPLLLLLLPPLLRGSAALPAPPRAPRHSDGTFTSELSRLRESARLQRLLQGLVGKRSEQDPENSTSWTKSAEGRLCLHWPYTPTLQAWMPLRDPLDQTWSPRLPPGSGSGATLAEPAIPAVEATRSRS; translated from the exons ATGGCCGTCGcgcccctgctgctgctgctgctgccgccgctgctcCGGGGCTCCGCCGCGCTCCCCGCGCCCCCCAG gGCCCCGCGGCACTCGGATGGGACGTTCACCAGCGAGCTCAGCCGCCTGCGGGAGAGCGCGCGGCTGCAGCGGCTGCTCCAGGGCCTGGTGGGCAAGCGCAG CGAGCAGGACCCGGAGAACAGCACGAGCTGGACCAAGTCGGCCGAGGGCCGCCTCTGCCTGCACTGGCCGTACACACCCACCCTGCAGGCCTG GATGCCCCTGAGGGACCCCCTGGATCAGACCTGGTCTCCCCGGTTGCCTCCTGGGTCCGGGTCTGGGGCCACCTTGGCAGAGCCAGCCATCCCCGCTGTGGAGGCCACCCGAAGCCGGTCCTGA
- the CDHR5 gene encoding cadherin-related family member 5, which produces MTRGGAWRERRSPGPATTSSASQLLRGSGQGTATKMGAWALLLSLLMATARAQVCSVSDTIFEVAENTNRPEPLADISVPAGQHVTLGPSSTPDAFRIQGTQLFLNVTPDYEENTMLEAHLECRSGGTVVTQLRVFVFVLDINDNPPKFPFQVKVEKVSEDTKVSTIVIPATGLEAQDRDQDDILFYTLQEVTPGAGSFFSLVGTNLPALRLDRRLDFDAQQSIDFLLLVRDTREENAEPSHTATATLILEVQPADLRPPWFLPCAYSDHHVCINAEYHGAVPTGHQLPGPLVLRPGPVHAVDGDQGISQHILYSIVRGQEDGTFAIGADSGNLTMTRSVPSPKTFTLVVKGEQADGARYSVTWVQIEARNAAGSPPYFAKSRYHGMVARGSGGGVEVKDAAAPSLPLRVWAQDPDFPDLNSAITYRVTNNTDFRMDGETLLTASLLADEGVFYAEVEANNTVTASTARTVVEIQVLEWEEPTPPTGPPETPTSPETGRTSRPPSSTTSEAPRPPGPSQGPSTTSSATPGPSQGPSTTSSATPGPSQGPSTASSATPGPSQGPSTASSATPGPSQGPSTASSVTPGPSQGPQPPSSTIPRPPASSTPGGPPSVETSTFLPSASTSGGSTQSLKPGTSQPMPSGPSRTPQTSGPAQTGGGSTAGTPGDGEPGVGAAGDRRFSVVDMAALGGVLGALLLLALLALLILVHKHYGQQLKCCSGKAVEQPLGFDNEAFDAPQEANWAPAPYSSPGLMRAAPEPAEPPEPALPEPPSTTTLRPASETPELTRDGGSPAAVRSILTKERRPEGGYKAVWFGEDIGAEADVVVLNTPASDAAGANDSGSEAGSDEEAVAGPHADDTPSTGSSYV; this is translated from the exons ATGACACGGGGCGGTGCCTGGCGGGAGCGAAGGTCGCCCGGCCCAGCCACCACCAGCAGCGCCAGCCAGCTGCTCAGAGGGTCTGGCCAGGGGACGGCCACCAAGATGGGGGCTTGGGCCCTGCTGCTGTCACTTCTCATGGCCACGGCCCGGGCCCAGG TCTGCTCTGTGAGCGACACCATCTTCGAAGTCGCAGAGAACACTAACCGGCCTGAGCCCCTGGCTGACATCTCTGTCCCCGCGGGCCAGCACGTGACCCTCGGACCGTCGTCCACCCCCGACGCCTTCCGGATCCAGGGGACTCAGCTCTTTCTCAACGTGACCCCCGACTATGAG GAGAACACGATGCTGGAGGCGCACCTGGAGTGCAGAAGTGGCGGGACCGTG GTGACGCAGCTCAGAGTCTTTGTGTTTGTGCTGGACATCAACGACAACCCGCCCAAGTTCCCCTTTCAAGTCAAGGTGGAGAAAGTGTCTGAG GACACTAAAGTGAGCACCATCGTCATCCCTGCGACGGGACTGGAGGCCCAGGATCGCGACCAGGATGACATCTTGTTCTATACCCTCCAGGAGGTGACCCCG ggcGCTGGTAGCTTCTTCTCCCTGGTGGGCACCAACCTCCCCGCCCTGCGGCTGGACCGGCGCCTGGACTTTGACGCGCAGCAGAGCATCGACTTCCTGCTGCTGGTGCGG GACACACGGGAGGAGAACGCAGAGCCCAGCCACACGGCCACAGCCACCTTGATCCTGGAGGTGCAGCCTGCTGACCTTCGCCCCCCCTGGTTCCTGCCCTGTGCCTACTCAGACCACCACGTCTGCATCAACGCCGAGTACCACGGTGCTGTCCCCACGGGGCACCAGCTG CCAGGCCCCCTCGTGCTCCGTCCAGGGCCCGTCCACGCCGTGGACGGGGATCAGGGCATCAGCCAGCACATCCTCTACAGCATTGTGCGGG GACAAGAAGATGGCACGTTTGCCATTGGCGCTGACTCGGGCAATCTCACCATGACCAGAAGTGTCCCCAGCCCAAAGACCTTCACTCTGGTGGTCAAG ggTGAGCAGGCAGACGGCGCCCGCTACTCGGTGACCTGGGTCCAGATCGAGGCCCGAAATGCCGCCGGGAGCCCGCCCTACTTCGCCAAGAGCCGCTACCACGGCATGGTGGCGCGTGGCTCTGGAGGCGGCGTGGAGGTCAAGGACGCAGccgctccctccctgcctctgaggGTCTGGGCCCAGGACCCTGACTTTCCG GACCTCAACTCTGCCATCACCTACCGCGTCACCAATAACACTGACTTCCGGATGGATGGCGAGACCCTGCTGACCGCCTCCCTGTTGGCTGACGAGGGGGTCTTCTACGCAGAG GTTGAGGCCAACAACACAGTGACCGCGAGTACAGCCCGCACGGTGGTGGAGATACAGGTGCTGGAGTGGGAGGAGCCCACCCCCCCCACAG GTCCCCCCGAGACCCCCACATCCCCAGAGACTGGAAGAACAAGCCGGCCCCCCAGCAGCACCACGTCGGAAGCCCCCAGACCCCCGGGGCCCTCTCAGGGACCCTCGACGACCAGCTCTGCAACCCCAGGGCCCTCTCAGGGACCCTCGACAACCAGCTCTGCGACCCCGGGGCCCTCTCAGGGACCCTCGACGGCCAGCTCTGCGACCCCGGGGCCCTCTCAGGGACCCTCGACGGCCAGCTCTGCGACCCCGGGGCCCTCTCAGGGACCCTCGACGGCCAGCTCTGTGACCCCGGGGCCCTCTCAGGGCCCACAGCCCCCTTCAAGCACAATTCCAAGGCCACCTGCCTCATCTACGCCCGGCGGGCCCCCCAGCGTGGAAACCAGCACCTTCCTCCCATCAGCTTCAACCAGCGGGGGCTCAACACAGTCGCTGAAGCCAGGAACCTCTCAGCCGATGCCCTCTGGGCCCAGCAGAACTCCCCAAACCTCAG GGCCAGCCCAGACTGGAGGAGGCAGCACTGCGGGGACCCCCGGGGACGGCGAGCCCGGTGTCGGTGCCGCCGGGGACCGGCGCTTCTCTGTCGTGGACATGGCGGCCCTGGGCGGGGTGCTGGGCGCACTGCTCCTTCTGGCTCTGCTCGCCCTGCTCATTCTGGTCCACAAGCACTACGGCCAGCAGCTCAAGTGTTGCTCTGGGAAAGCTGTG GAGCAGCCCCTCGGCTTTGACAATGAGGCCTTCGATGCTCCCCAGGAGGCCAACTGGGCCCCAGCTCCCTACTCCTCCCCTGGTCTCATGCGGGCGGCTCCGGAGCCCGCGGAGCCACCAGAGCCTGCGCTTCCGGAGCCCCCCAGCACTACGACCCTGCGTCCAGCCTCAGAGACCCCCGAGCTGACCCGCGATGGAGGCAGCCCAGCAGCCGTGAGGTCCATCCTGACCAAGGAGCGGCGGCCCGAGGGTGGCTACAAGGCCGTGTGGTTTGGGGAGGACATTGGGGCTGAGGCCGACGTGGTGGTCCTCAACACGCCCGCCTCCGACGCGGCTGGCGCCAACGACTCTGGCAGCGAGGCCGGCAGCGACGAGGAAGCGGTTGCTGGTCCCCACGCCGATGACACGCCCAGCACTGGCTCCTCCTACGTCTAG